Proteins co-encoded in one Arachis stenosperma cultivar V10309 chromosome 7, arast.V10309.gnm1.PFL2, whole genome shotgun sequence genomic window:
- the LOC130941740 gene encoding probable trehalose-phosphate phosphatase H, with the protein MKSSSQVSTNIVKLTESFFHSTVSAASSQVQKSSMALFGGLLGQYQKRRLLFTVEESNNKGGNNKVNPWLESMRASSPTRITPNNNNNQDDSNNNPSWIVGHPSALKMFDEIIWNSKGKQVVVFLDYDGTLSPIVADPEKAFMTKKMRAILKDIARLFPTAIVTGRCIDKVYDFVRLGEVYYAGSHGMDIKGPTKSRNHQKGNNNEALVLFQPASQFLPMINEVYKILVEKMKAIPGAKVENNKFCLSVHFRCVEEKCWSALAEQVNSVLKEYPKLKLTHGRKVIEIRPTIKWDKGKAIEFLLESLGYANSTSVFPIYIGDDRTDEDAFKVLRSKGQGIGILVSQIQKETKAIYTLHDPLEVGQFLRRLADWKKNKF; encoded by the exons ATGAAATCATCATCACAAGTGAGTACCAACATAGTGAAGCTCACAGAGTCGTTCTTCCATTCGACTGTTTCGGCAGCAAGTTCACAAGTGCAAAAATCATCAATGGCCTTGTTTGGTGGGTTATTGGGTCAATACCAGAAGAGAAGGCTTCTCTTCACTgtagaagaaagcaataataaagGAGGCAATAACAAAGTTAACCCCTGGCTTGAATCAATGAGAGCTTCTTCTCCTACACGAATCAcacccaacaacaataacaaccaAGACGATAGCAACAACAACCCCTCTTGGATC GTTGGTCATCCATCTGCGCTGAAGATGTTTGATGAGATAATATGGAACTCGAAAGGGAAGCAAGTTGTTGTGTTTCTTGATTACGATGGAACTCTTTCTCCAATTGTTGCAGATCCAGAGAAAGCATTCATGACTAAAA AGATGAGAGCAATACTAAAGGACATAGCAAGACTATTTCCCACTGCCATAGTAACCGGAAGATGTATTGACAAg gtATACGATTTTGTAAGATTGGGAGAAGTGTACTATGCTGGAAGTCACGGTATGGACATCAAAGGACCAACAAAAAGCCGCAATCATCAGAAA GGTAATAATAATGAAGCATTAGTGCTCTTCCAACCTGCGAGTCAATTCTTGCCCATGATCAACGAG GTGTACAAGATCTTGGTAGAAAAAATGAAGGCTATTCCAGGGGCTAAAGTAGAAAACAACAAGTTTTGTCTGTCCGTGCACTTTCGATGTGTTGAAGAAAAG TGCTGGTCAGCCTTGGCGGAACAAGTTAATTCAGTGCTCAAGGAGTACCCAAAACTTAAGTTAACACACGGGAGAAAAGTTATTGAGATTCGTCCAACTATAAAATGGGACAAAGGCAAGGCTATTGAATTCTTGTTAGAGTCACTAG GCTATGCAAATTCTACCAGCGTATTTCCCATCTATATTGGTGATGATAGAACTGATGAAGATGCTTTTAAG GTTCTACGTAGTAAgggccaaggaattgggattctTGTTTCTCAAATTCAAAAAGAAACTAAGGCTATCTACACTTTGCATGATCCTTTAGAG GTTGGACAATTTTTAAGGCGTTTGGCAGATTGGAAAAAAAACAAGTTCTAG